The proteins below come from a single Afipia felis ATCC 53690 genomic window:
- a CDS encoding DUF2474 domain-containing protein, whose translation MNTSHQPPRLLQRLAWFVALWLGGVGTVALISYILRLWIAPHR comes from the coding sequence TTGAACACATCGCACCAGCCGCCTCGCCTTCTCCAGCGCCTCGCATGGTTCGTAGCGCTCTGGCTCGGTGGCGTCGGCACCGTTGCGCTGATCTCCTACATCCTGCGCCTCTGGATCGCACCGCACCGGTAA
- a CDS encoding L,D-transpeptidase: protein MIASRLLSLLTCVAALSVLSIPSAAAQGRYPTKYVDGDQPGYVPSEAEEELPPEFKRTTVFYRTTEAPGTIIVSTSERFLYVVQGNGRALRYGIGVGREGFQWQGLLKITRKQEWPDWTPPPEMIARQPYLPRFMAGGPGNPMGARALYLGTTVYRIHGTNQPQTIGTAVSSGCFRLVNADIEDLYDRIPVGTKVVVRQKPQI from the coding sequence ATGATCGCATCCCGACTGCTTTCCCTTCTCACCTGCGTCGCGGCGCTGAGTGTGCTGTCGATTCCGTCCGCCGCCGCTCAGGGCCGCTATCCGACGAAATATGTCGATGGCGATCAGCCCGGCTACGTGCCGAGTGAAGCGGAAGAAGAACTGCCGCCGGAGTTCAAACGCACCACGGTGTTCTATCGCACCACCGAAGCTCCGGGCACCATCATCGTCTCGACTTCCGAGCGTTTCCTCTATGTCGTGCAGGGCAACGGCCGCGCGCTGCGCTACGGCATCGGCGTCGGACGCGAAGGCTTTCAGTGGCAGGGGCTTTTGAAGATCACCCGCAAGCAGGAATGGCCGGACTGGACGCCGCCGCCGGAGATGATCGCACGCCAGCCTTATCTGCCGCGCTTCATGGCGGGCGGCCCCGGCAACCCGATGGGCGCGCGCGCACTCTATCTCGGCACCACCGTGTATCGAATTCACGGCACCAACCAGCCGCAGACCATCGGCACCGCGGTGTCGTCCGGCTGCTTCCGGCTGGTCAATGCCGACATTGAAGACCTTTACGACCGCATTCCGGTCGGCACCAAAGTTGTCGTCCGGCAGAAGCCGCAGATCTGA
- the cydB gene encoding cytochrome d ubiquinol oxidase subunit II, with product MNIAIDLPTIWAFIIAFAVFMYVVMDGFDLGLGMLFPLFPAKEDRDVIMNSVAPVWDGNETWLVLGGGGLMAAFPLAYAVLMPALYTPMIAMLIGLIFRGVAFEFRWRTLQSDRNRWDTAFAGGSLLAALAQGIALGAILQGVPVAGRHYGGGWWDWLTPFSILTGLSIIAGYSLLGATWLVMKTEGDLRERAYHLSWRLLFATLAAIGTVSLATPFLQNGYAERWFAWPNVMLTAQVPLAVAIVTVLLIVNLKNRHDYRPFFLTLLLFALSYAGLGISMWPYVVPNSITIWQAAAPEKSLTFMLVGVAVLVPLILAYTSWAYWVFRGKVRAGSGYH from the coding sequence ATGAACATCGCGATCGACCTTCCGACGATCTGGGCATTCATCATCGCTTTTGCAGTGTTCATGTATGTGGTGATGGACGGCTTCGACCTCGGACTCGGTATGTTGTTTCCGCTGTTTCCCGCCAAGGAAGACCGCGACGTCATCATGAATTCGGTCGCGCCGGTCTGGGACGGCAACGAAACATGGCTGGTGCTCGGTGGCGGCGGGCTGATGGCCGCCTTTCCGCTCGCCTATGCCGTGCTGATGCCCGCTCTTTACACGCCGATGATCGCGATGCTGATCGGCCTCATCTTCCGTGGTGTCGCCTTCGAATTCCGCTGGCGCACGCTGCAAAGCGACCGCAACCGCTGGGACACCGCGTTCGCTGGCGGCTCACTGCTCGCAGCGTTGGCACAAGGCATCGCGCTCGGCGCTATCCTGCAGGGCGTGCCCGTCGCAGGCCGGCATTACGGCGGCGGCTGGTGGGACTGGTTGACGCCGTTCAGCATCCTGACCGGACTGTCGATCATCGCAGGCTACAGTCTGCTCGGCGCGACCTGGCTCGTGATGAAAACCGAGGGCGACTTGCGCGAGCGCGCCTATCATTTGAGCTGGCGGCTCTTGTTCGCCACCCTGGCCGCAATCGGCACGGTCAGCCTCGCGACGCCCTTCCTGCAGAATGGTTATGCCGAGCGCTGGTTCGCATGGCCGAACGTGATGCTGACGGCACAGGTTCCTCTCGCAGTCGCGATCGTCACCGTGCTGCTGATCGTGAACCTGAAGAACCGCCACGACTATCGGCCGTTCTTCCTGACACTCCTGCTCTTCGCGCTCTCATATGCCGGGCTCGGCATCAGCATGTGGCCTTACGTGGTGCCCAACAGCATCACGATCTGGCAGGCCGCCGCTCCGGAAAAGAGCCTGACCTTCATGCTAGTCGGCGTCGCCGTCCTGGTTCCGCTCATTCTGGCTTATACGTCATGGGCCTATTGGGTCTTTCGCGGCAAGGTCCGGGCGGGAAGCGGTTACCATTGA